A part of Citrifermentans bremense genomic DNA contains:
- a CDS encoding type II secretion system F family protein, producing the protein MPVFTCKIGASDGKVLVKELDAVNAVLLRQSLEEQGYVVFELRKKPFQFLLESGIGRKKIGNKELLLFNQELLVLLKAGLPILQALDTILESGGGKLNEILSAIREDVKGGIALSAAFEKFPRVFPHLYIASIRAGERTGDLPQTIRRYIAFLKRTEGFRGKVIGALIYPAILVTVAAVAVSLLLIYVVPTFSTIYADSGAALPMPTQILINFTGLLRHYLPLLLLLVAGGVAAFRRWRQTESGRYTVDGFKIKTPLLGAITSRYALAGFTRTLATVLGSGIPIVEAMRMSVGTLNNKVLERGLLLAVHRVEEGSKLSTALEGMKLMPPLALRMLTVGETTGSLEEMLSDIADYFEEEIERDLHVLTTSIEPAIMIVMGVLIGGIIVTMYLPIFKIASTVG; encoded by the coding sequence ATGCCCGTTTTTACCTGTAAAATAGGCGCCTCGGACGGCAAGGTTCTGGTCAAGGAGCTCGACGCGGTCAACGCAGTTCTGCTCCGGCAGAGCCTGGAAGAGCAGGGTTACGTCGTCTTCGAACTGCGCAAGAAGCCGTTCCAGTTCCTTTTGGAGTCGGGGATCGGGCGCAAGAAGATCGGCAACAAGGAGCTCCTTTTGTTCAACCAGGAGCTCCTGGTGCTGCTAAAGGCTGGGCTCCCCATCCTCCAGGCGCTCGACACCATCCTCGAGTCCGGGGGCGGGAAGTTGAACGAGATACTGTCGGCGATCCGCGAAGACGTAAAAGGGGGGATAGCGCTTTCCGCCGCGTTCGAAAAGTTCCCGCGGGTGTTTCCCCATCTCTACATCGCGTCGATCCGCGCCGGCGAGCGGACCGGCGACCTGCCGCAGACCATCCGCCGCTACATCGCCTTTTTGAAAAGGACCGAGGGGTTCCGCGGCAAGGTCATCGGCGCGCTCATCTACCCCGCCATCCTGGTCACGGTCGCGGCGGTGGCGGTCAGCCTTTTGCTCATCTACGTGGTGCCGACCTTCAGCACCATCTACGCGGATTCCGGTGCGGCCCTGCCGATGCCGACACAGATTTTGATCAATTTCACCGGGCTGTTGCGGCATTACCTGCCGCTGTTGCTGCTCCTCGTGGCGGGTGGGGTCGCCGCCTTCAGGCGCTGGAGGCAGACCGAGTCGGGGCGCTACACCGTGGACGGCTTCAAGATCAAGACCCCCCTTCTGGGCGCCATCACCAGCCGCTACGCGCTGGCAGGCTTCACCCGCACCCTGGCAACCGTGCTCGGCTCCGGTATCCCGATCGTCGAGGCGATGCGGATGTCTGTGGGGACGTTGAACAACAAGGTGCTGGAGCGCGGACTGCTCCTCGCCGTGCACCGCGTGGAGGAGGGGAGCAAGCTCTCCACGGCGCTGGAAGGGATGAAGCTGATGCCCCCCCTGGCGCTTCGGATGCTCACCGTCGGCGAGACCACCGGGAGCCTGGAGGAGATGCTCTCCGACATCGCGGACTACTTCGAGGAAGAGATCGAGCGGGACCTCCATGTACTGACCACCTCCATCGAGCCGGCGATCATGATCGTCATGGGTGTGCTCATCGGCGGCATCATCGTCACCATGTACCTGCCGATCTTCAAGATCGCCAGCACTGTCGGCTAG
- a CDS encoding polyprenol monophosphomannose synthase, which produces MKPIKPIVVIPTYNERDNLERLARQVLSLDPSLELLVVDDNSPDGTGEVAEALAAETGRVTVLHRKGKLGLGSAYREGFARALSLGADAVVQMDADFSHDPAVIPYFFEELRRSDLVIGSRYLNGVSVVNWPLRRLMLSYFASVYTRVITGLTISDCTSGFKCFRAETLKAIDLAKVRSDGYSFQIEMNYRVKEKGFSISEVPIIFIDRHAGTSKMSKRIVREAVVMVWKLKLGSLLRGLLPERGVS; this is translated from the coding sequence TTGAAGCCCATCAAACCGATCGTGGTGATACCCACCTACAACGAAAGGGACAACTTGGAGCGGTTGGCCCGGCAGGTACTTTCCCTAGACCCCTCGCTGGAATTGCTGGTGGTGGACGACAACTCGCCGGACGGCACCGGAGAGGTGGCCGAGGCGCTGGCGGCTGAGACCGGCCGGGTGACGGTGCTGCACCGTAAGGGGAAGCTTGGGCTTGGGTCCGCCTACCGGGAAGGCTTCGCCCGCGCGCTTTCGCTTGGGGCCGACGCGGTGGTGCAGATGGACGCCGATTTCTCCCACGATCCCGCGGTGATCCCCTATTTCTTCGAGGAGCTGAGGCGCTCCGACCTGGTCATCGGCTCCCGCTACCTGAACGGGGTAAGCGTGGTGAACTGGCCGCTGCGCCGCCTCATGCTGAGCTACTTCGCCAGCGTCTACACGCGCGTCATCACCGGCCTCACCATCTCCGACTGCACCAGCGGCTTCAAGTGCTTCCGCGCCGAAACGCTGAAGGCGATCGATCTCGCCAAGGTCCGTTCGGACGGCTACTCCTTCCAGATCGAGATGAACTACCGCGTCAAGGAGAAGGGGTTTAGCATCAGCGAGGTCCCCATCATCTTCATAGACCGGCACGCCGGGACTTCGAAGATGTCGAAGAGGATCGTGCGCGAGGCTGTGGTCATGGTCTGGAAGCTGAAGTTAGGGTCGCTTCTGCGAGGCCTTTTGCCAGAACGGGGGGTGTCATGA
- a CDS encoding HU family DNA-binding protein, producing the protein MRCRPGGAMNKAELVSAIAEEAQLTKVDAEKSLMGILDALTNCLAAGDKVTLVGFGTFSVAQRAARTGQNPQTGKKIEIAASAAPKFKPGNTLKDLVNS; encoded by the coding sequence TTGCGATGCAGACCGGGAGGAGCAATGAATAAGGCAGAGCTGGTAAGCGCCATAGCAGAAGAAGCCCAGTTAACCAAGGTCGATGCTGAGAAGTCCCTCATGGGAATTTTGGACGCGCTGACCAACTGCCTCGCAGCAGGCGATAAGGTCACCCTCGTCGGCTTCGGCACCTTCAGCGTCGCGCAGCGCGCCGCGAGGACCGGCCAGAACCCGCAGACCGGCAAGAAGATCGAGATCGCCGCTTCGGCAGCGCCGAAGTTCAAGCCGGGGAACACGCTGAAGGACCTGGTAAACAGCTAA
- a CDS encoding GspE/PulE family protein codes for MLKPFRKKRLGDILLERGDLTPDQLAYALDKQQSTKERLGIICLADGLISDVVLAVALAEQFGLEYVDLKGVRPDESLFSFIPPETMFRFHFVPLELQGDLLVVAISDPTAVLQLDEMALLLERPLLFKVAAESEIAYHLKRGEGTSRVLKEVSEDFMLQLVTETDKGEEILSVENVSADTSPIIKLVNSTILDALTRRASDIHIETAQDGVLIKYRIDGVLYKATDPIDSHFQGPLISRLKVMSELDISERRIPQDGRFKVRIGAKSIDFRVSIMPSAFGEDAVIRILDKESIASDLRGLTLETLGMASREIKRFRKMIKEPYGMVLVTGPTGSGKTTTLYGALTEIHTGLEKIITIEDPVEYVLSGITQIPVNEKKGLTFARGLRSILRHDPDKIMVGEIRDSETAQIAVQSALTGHLVFTTVHANNVFDVIGRFTHMGIDPYNFVACLNCVMAQRLVRKICRACRKPVTVSDEELRESAIDPESARGLTLYEAQGCDECNGTGYRGRSAIVELLDLNDEIRELIIAKSPVAALKKAAKAAGTMFLRESAVAKVLAGETTIKEINRVTFVE; via the coding sequence ATGCTGAAACCTTTCCGCAAGAAAAGACTGGGCGACATCCTTTTGGAGCGGGGGGACCTGACCCCGGACCAGCTCGCCTACGCGCTGGACAAGCAGCAGAGCACCAAGGAGCGCCTGGGCATCATCTGCCTGGCCGACGGGCTGATCAGCGACGTCGTCCTGGCCGTGGCGCTGGCGGAGCAGTTCGGCCTCGAGTACGTGGACTTAAAGGGTGTCCGGCCGGACGAGTCCCTTTTCAGCTTCATCCCGCCGGAGACCATGTTCCGCTTCCATTTCGTGCCGCTGGAGCTGCAGGGGGACCTCCTGGTCGTTGCCATCTCGGACCCGACCGCGGTGCTGCAGCTGGACGAGATGGCGCTCCTTCTGGAACGCCCGCTCCTTTTCAAGGTGGCCGCCGAATCGGAAATCGCCTACCACCTGAAGCGGGGGGAGGGGACCAGCCGGGTGCTGAAGGAGGTCTCCGAGGACTTCATGCTGCAGCTGGTGACCGAGACCGACAAGGGGGAGGAGATCCTCTCGGTCGAAAACGTCTCCGCTGACACGAGTCCCATCATCAAGCTGGTGAACTCCACCATCCTCGACGCGCTCACCAGGCGCGCCTCCGATATCCATATCGAGACCGCCCAGGACGGCGTCCTCATCAAGTACCGCATCGACGGCGTCCTCTACAAGGCGACCGACCCCATCGACTCCCACTTCCAGGGGCCGCTCATCTCCCGTCTCAAGGTCATGAGCGAGCTGGACATCTCTGAGCGCCGCATCCCGCAGGACGGCCGCTTCAAGGTGCGCATCGGGGCTAAGTCCATCGACTTCCGCGTCTCCATCATGCCGAGCGCCTTTGGCGAGGACGCGGTCATCCGTATCCTCGACAAGGAAAGCATTGCCAGCGACCTCCGTGGGCTCACCCTGGAGACCCTCGGCATGGCGTCGCGCGAGATCAAGCGCTTCAGGAAGATGATCAAGGAGCCCTACGGCATGGTGCTGGTCACCGGGCCTACCGGTTCCGGCAAGACCACCACCCTTTACGGCGCCCTCACCGAGATCCACACCGGCCTCGAGAAGATCATCACCATCGAGGACCCGGTCGAGTACGTCCTCTCCGGCATCACCCAGATCCCGGTCAACGAGAAGAAGGGGCTCACCTTCGCCCGGGGGCTGCGCTCCATCCTGCGCCACGACCCGGACAAGATCATGGTGGGCGAGATCCGCGACTCGGAGACGGCGCAGATCGCGGTGCAGTCGGCGCTCACCGGTCACCTGGTCTTCACCACGGTGCACGCCAACAACGTCTTCGACGTCATCGGCCGCTTCACCCACATGGGGATCGACCCGTACAACTTCGTGGCCTGCCTGAACTGCGTCATGGCGCAGCGCCTGGTCAGGAAGATCTGCCGCGCCTGCCGCAAGCCCGTCACCGTGAGCGACGAGGAGCTGCGCGAGTCCGCCATCGACCCGGAAAGCGCCCGCGGCCTCACCCTCTACGAGGCTCAGGGGTGCGACGAGTGCAACGGCACCGGGTACCGCGGCCGCTCCGCCATCGTGGAGCTTTTGGACTTAAACGACGAGATCAGGGAGCTGATCATCGCCAAGTCGCCGGTGGCGGCGCTCAAGAAGGCGGCTAAGGCCGCCGGGACCATGTTCCTGCGGGAGAGCGCGGTCGCCAAGGTGCTGGCGGGCGAGACGACGATAAAGGAGATCAACCGTGTCACTTTCGTCGAGTAG